The following DNA comes from Micromonospora chokoriensis.
TGCAGCTCGGGAACCAGCTCGCGGTGGCGTCCCAACCGTGCCTGCGCCTCGATGCGCAGCTCGATCGCCCTGGTCCGCAACTCCTCGAGGTTCGCCGCGTGTGCCGCCAGGACCGCGCCCTGGTGCACGCTCGCGAACGCCGGGCCCCGGAACAGGGCCAGGGCGGCGTGCAGCCGGTCGCTGGCCTCGTCCCACCGTTCGGCCTGGAAGCTGTCCGAGCCTTGGCGCAGCAGCCGTTGGAACTGGCTGGCGTCCGTCTCGTCGACGCTGGCGTCGAGGAGATAGCCGGGTGGTCGGGTGAGCAGGACGTTGCGGTCCGGCACGGTGAGTTCGTTCTGCGCGAACATCCGGCGCGCGTGGTAGACGTACGTCTGGAGGGTGGTCAGGGCGCTCTTCGGCGGGCGATCCCCCCACAACTCCTCCACCAGCGTGTCGACGCTCACGACCTCGCCGGCCCGGGCGACGAGAAGGGCGAGGACCTGACTGATCTTGGACACTCCGAGCAGTATGCTCTTGCCGCCTTCGGTGATTATCTCCAGTGATCCGAGAACAAGGAATTCCATTCTTCCCCCCGATGAACTGTTGCTTGACCGTCGTGTCGGGATTCAACGTGCGTCAGCGCCGCTGATTTTCCGGCGGTCGGTCTTTCGACGTGCTGTCGTCGCTTGTCCTCTCGGTAGTCCGAGATCGCACTCGTCATTCGTGCCCCCGCCCCGTGGCGTGACGGAGATGCCTCCCGTGCTCGATCGTCGCTGATGGCCCCCCATCGACGTCGGCGCTCACCGTGCGTACACAATCACTACTACCTACCGCTGTCAATGGTCCTGCGGCTGCCTTCAATCGGACAGCGGGTAGTTGGTGATTGCTTTTCGAATGACCATCGCGGGATCGTTGTGAATCCCGACACATTTCGTTGCCGCTCAATGTCCGTTTAGGTGTGATGACCCTCTTTGTCGTCGGGCAACAGCTATTGCCGGCAATTATTGCGCCGGTAACCATATGGTGCGCGGTGGCGACGCGCGGGCTCGAAGCCGGCCCCGCGAGCGGCCGTGAACAGGGCGGCGACGGCCCCGACCCACCCCGGCTCGCCGGAGCGCGACGCCGTCGATCCGACAGCACGAGAGGTGCGCCCCGCCCGATCGGGTGCGGTAAACGCCTTGACGTCAGCCGTCGCTGGACCCGGTTCGACTCGATCGCCACTGTCGAGGATCGCCTAGGGGTTGACGAGGGTGCCGAAGGCTCGGTTGAAGTAGACGGCCGGCCTGCCGTCGTCCACCCGGGCCTGTCGTACCCGGCCCAGCAGGATGACGTGGTCCCCGGCCTCGTCGATGCGCTCGGTGGTGCATTCCAGCAGCGCGAGCGCCCCGTCCACCACCGTCACACCGCCCGCTCCGAGCACGAACCGCCCCTGGGCGAACTTGTCGGCGCCCTTACGGGCGAACCGCATCGCGAGGTCAGCCTGCTCGGCGCGCAGCACGCTCACGGCGAACCGGTCACACGTGGCGAAGGCGGGGAACGAGTTCGCCGAGCGGGCCAGGCAGACCAGGACCAGCGGTGGCTCCAGGGAGACCGAACAGAAGGAACTGGCCGTGAAGCCGTGCGCGACACCGGCCGGGTCGACGGTGGTCACGATGGTCACGCCCGAGGCGAACCGCGACATGGCCGCCGTGAAGGTCGACCGGTCGAGGTCGTGGCGCGTGGTCTCATCCAGGTCCGAGGAATGCACTGGCGTCACGGCACGGCCCTTCGTCGGCGAGTCAACACCGTCCACGGTGCCCCCACGTCCTCGAAGACCACTCGATGCCGCCTCGACCCCCACCGGGACGGCCCGACCCGAATCCGGTCGATGTTCGAGCGGCGGACCGCATCGTTGGTGACCAGCCGCGTCCGCACGGACGACGCGTCCGCCGAGGAGGACGGATGACCCTATCGACGACCCGAGGCGCCGAGGAGGCGCAGTGGGTGCTCTGCCAGGGCTGTACGACACCGTTGTACCGCAAGCGGTGGACGCGTGGCCGGAAGGTCTGCCCCGAGTGCGGGTACCACGCCCGGCTCACCGCGCCGGAACGGCTCGACCACCTCGTCGACCCGGGCACGCTCGAACCACTGCCGTTCCCCGCCGTAACCGAGGACATCCTCGGTTTCGTCGACACCGTCGCGTACCCCCGCCGGCTGGCCGACGCGCGGGCCCGGACCGGCCTGGACGAGGCCGTCGTGTGCGCCCGGGCCGCCATCGACGGCCACCCGGTCGTCGTCGCCGCGATGGACTTCCGATTCCTGGGCGGCAGCCTCGGCGTCGGTGTCGGTCAACTGATCGCGATGGCCGCGGAGACGGCGCTGGTCGAGCGGATTCCGCTGCTCATCGCCACCGCCTCGGGCGGCGCCCGGATGCAGGAGGGGACCTTGGCGCTGATGCAGATGGCCCGCACCAGCGCGGCGCTCGGGCAGCTCGACGACGCCGGCATCCTGACCATCTCACTGATCACCGACCCCACCTACGGCGGCGTCGCCGCCTCCTTCGCGACCCTGGCCGATGTCGTCATCGCCGAGCCGGGCGCCCGGCTCGGGTTCGCCGGTCGCCGGGTCATCGAGCAGACCATCCACCAGGTGCTCCCACAACGGTTCCAGGCGGCGGAGTTCCTGCTGGAGCGGGGCTTCGTGGACCTGGTCGTCCCGCGTGACCGCCTGCGTGCCGAGCTGTCCCGGCTGTTGGCGGCGGTCGCCGTACCCCCTGGTGGAGCCACTCACGACGGCCGGCCGGGGCCGATGGTCAGCGACCCCGGTCTGCTCCCCGAGTCAGACCCGTGGGAGCAGGTACGCCTCGCCCGCAAGCTGGACCGACCCACCACCCTGGACTACCTGGCGATGGCCTTCACCGACTTCCAGGAACTGCACGGCGACCGGTCGGGTGGTGACAGCCCCGCCGTGGTCGGCGGCACGGCCCGGCTGGCCGGCCGACCGGTGATGGTGATCGGCCACCAGAAGGGACACACCGCGGCCGAGCTGAACCAGCGCAACTTCGGCATGCCCGGCCCGGACGGCTACCGCAAGGCGGCCCGCCTGATGCGTCTGGCCGACAAACTGGGCCTGCCCGTGGTGACCCTTGTCGACACGCCGGGGGCCTATCCCGGCGCGGACGCCGAGGAGCGTGGCCAGGCGGTGGCCATCGCCGAGAACCTGCGGCTGATGGCCGGTCTGCGGGTGCCGGTCGTCACCGTGATCATCGGCGAGGGCGGGAGCGGTGGCGCCCTGGCGCTGGCGGTGGCGAACCGGGTGTTGATCTTCGGCAACGGCGTCTACTCCGTGATCAGCCCCGAGGGGTGCGCGGCGATCCTGTGGCAGGACCCGGCCGCCGCTCCCCGGGCCGCCGCGGCGCTCGGCGGCTCCGCCCGGGACCTGCTACGGCTCGGAATCGTCGACGGCGTCATCCCCGAGCCCGACGGTGGCACGGGCGAGGACCCCCTGCGTGCGGCCGACCGGTTGCGGGCCGCACTTGTTCCGCTCATCGGCGAACTGTCGAACATGACACCGCAGGCTCTCGTCGCCGACCGGCGGGAACGTTTCAACGCCTTCGGAACGGCGCTCACCGTCGAGACCGGGCTGCGGCCGCTGCGGGAGGAGGTCTCGTGACGGCCCGACTCTTCCACAAGGTCCTCATCGCCAACCGGGGCGAGATCGCGGTGCGGGTCGTCCGGGCGTGCCGGGAACTGGGCGTCGCCAGCGTCGCCGTGCACTCCACCGTCGATCGGGAGTCGCGGGTCGTCCGCCTGGCCGACGAGGCGGTGCAACTCGGTCCGGCACCGCCGAAGCTGAGCTACCTCAATGCCGCCGCCGTGCTGGAGGCGGCCCGGATGACCGGGGCCGACGCCATCCACCCCGGCTACGGATTCCTCTCCGAGGACCCCGACTTCGCCGACGCCTGCGCCGCCGAGGGCATCACGCTGATCGGCCCACCGGCTGCGGTGATGGCGCAGCTCGGCGACAAGGCGTCGGCCCGCACGCTGATGTCCGAGGCTGGTCTGCCGCTGCTGCCCGGCAGCCTGGACCCGCTCTCCGCCGAGGAGGCCCACCGGCTCGCCGACCGGATCGGCTACCCGGTGATCGTGAAGGCGACCGCCGGTGGCGGCGGTCGGGGCATGCAGGTCGTGTGCTCCTCGGCCGAGTTCCCGGACGCCTATCGGCGCACCCAGGCGACCGCCCGGATGCTCTTCGGCAACGGCGAGGTGTACGTGGAGCGGTACCTCGCCGACGCCCGGCACGTGGAGATCCAGGTGCTGTCCGACGGGCACGGGCACGCGGTCCACCTGGGGGAGCGGGACTGCAGCGTGCAACGCCGGCACCAGAAGCTGATCGAGGAGACCCCGGCGCCGAACCTGCCGGACGGTCTCGCGGAGCAGATGGGCAAGGCCGCCGTCGCCGGAGCGCTCGCGGCCGGGTACGTCGGCGCGGGCACCTTCGAGTTCCTGGTCGACCGTTCCGGCGGCTTCTACTTCATGGAGGTCAACTGCCGGATCCAGGTGGAGCATCCGGTCACCGAGATGGTGACCGGGGTGGACCTGGTGGCGGAGCAGATCCGGATCGCCGCCGGCCAGCCGTTACGCCTCACCCAGGAGGACGTGCGTCTCTCCGGGGTGGCGATCGAGTGCCGGATCAACGCCGAGGACCCACGGCGCGGCTTCGCGCCGACCCCCGGGCGGTTGACCGAGTTCACCCCGGCCGGTGGGCCCTTCGTCCGGGTGGACACCCACGCGTACCAGGGGTACCTCGTCCCGCCCAACTACGACTCCCTGCTGGCCAAGCTGGTGGTCTGGGCGCCGCAGCGGGACCAGGCGATCGCCCGGATGCTCCGCGCGCTGGGCGAGTTCCACGTCGCCGGCGAACGGGTCAGCACCACCACCGACTTCCTGGCCGACGTGCTCGCCACGGACGCGTTCCGCACCGCGACACACAGCACCGCCCTCGTCGACCAACTGCGCTGAGAGCCGCTCCAGGCGTACTCGACCGGGCTTCGAGCACCGGCCGACAGCCTGGACACCGTCGCCCGGCGCGTGCGGCCGTCCGGCACACCAACTCGCAACGGAGGAACAATGACGCAGGACAAACGGGTCGCGCTGGTCACCGGCGCGACGAGTGGCATCGGGCTGGCGATCGCCCGTCATCTCGCGCGCGACGGCGTGTCGGTCTACCTCTGCGGGCGCACCGAGCAGACCCTCGCGGAGACCGTCAAGTCCCTCGGCGACGAGGGGTTGCAGGTGGACGGGAGCACCTGTGACGTGACGTCGCCGGCAGAGGTGCGGGCGTTCGTCCGGGCCGCCGTCGAGCGGTTCGGGCCGATCGACATCCTGGTCAACAACGCCGGCCGCTCCGGTGGAGGTGTCACCGCCGAGATTCCGGACGAACTGTGGTTCGACGTGATCAACACGAACCTCAACAGTGTCTTCCTGGTCACCAAGGAGGTGTTGAACAACGGCGGCATCCTCGGCCGGGGATGGGGACGGATCATCAACATCGCCTCCACCGGCGGCAAACAGGGGGTGCTGCACGGGGCGCCGTACTCGGCGTCGAAACACGGCGTCGTCGGGCTGACCAAGGCCCTCGGCCTGGAACTGGCCAAGACCGGCGTCACCGTCAACGCGGTCTGCCCCGGGTTCGTGGAGACGCCGATGGCGCAGCGGGTCCGGGAGGTCTACTCCGGACTCTGGCAGGTGCCCGCCGACGAGGTGCTCGAACGGGTCAACGCCCGGGTGCCCATCGGCCGCTACGTCCAGCCCGACGAGGTGGCGGTGATGGTCGGCTACCTCGTCCACCCCGCCGCGGACGCGGTCACCGCGCAGGCGTTGAACGTCTGCGGCGGGCTCGGAAACTACTAGGGGTCGGCCGTGACGCAGGCAGAGACCAGAGACGACCAGCACCTGCTGGAAACCGTCGAGCACAGTGTGCTGCGGCTGCTCTCCGGCTTCCGTGACCCACCGGCCCGACTGGAGATCACCGCGGGAGCGGTCACGGTGACCGCCGAGTGGGCGGCCGGCGAGGGTGTCGGCGGCACCGTACCGGCGGCACCGGCGGCACCGGCGGCACCGGCGCGCGCGGCGACCGACGTGCCGGACACCCCGGCCGACGACCGGCTGCTCGTCCGGGCCCCGACCGTGGGGGTCTTCTACCGCGCCCCGCAACCGGGCAGCCCGCCGTTCGTGCAGGTCGGCGACCAGGTCGCCGCCGGTCAGCAGATCGGCATCGTCGAGGCGATGAAGCTCATGATCCCCGTCACCGTGGACGTGCCGGGAGCCGTCCTCGACGTCCTGGTCGCCGACGGCGCGGCGGTCGAGTACGACACACCGCTCGTCGTCCTGTCCGCGACCGAGGCGGACTGAACCGCCGCCCAGAATCGAGGAGGAATCATGATCACGACCGGTGTCTCGACCGACCTCTACGCCGAGGTGCTGCAGTTCTACGCCCGGCAGATGCAGGCGCTCGACGGCGGTGACTTCCAGGCGTACGCCGACAGCTTCACCGACGACGGCGAGTTCACCCACTCGCCCGGCCTGCCACCGGCCCGGACCCGTGCCGGCATCGCCGCCGAGCTGACCGAGTTCCACCGCCGGCGCTTCTCCGGTACGCCGGTGCAGCGGCGGCACTGGTTCAACCACGTCGTGTTGGACCACCGCCTGGACGGCGGGATCGACTCGACGAGCTACGCGCTGGTGCTCACCGTGCACCCGGGGCAGAAGCAGCCGGAGATCGGGCCGAGCTGCGTCGTACGTGACGTGCTGGTCCGGGTCGACGGCGATCTGCGGCTCGCGTCGCGTCGCGTCGACCACGACCAGGACCGTTGACGTGGGTGCGGTCGTCGTCATCGGCGTCGGCACCATCGGGACCGGCTGGATCGCGCTGTTCACCGCGCACGGGTTGCCGGTGCGGGTGGTCAGCCGCCGGCCGGACGCCGAGAAGGTGGTCCGGGCCGGGCTGGAGCTGTTCGCGCCCGCGCTGCCGGGGGCGCCGGATCCGGCGACGCTGCTGGACCGGATCGAGTTCGAGCCGGACCTGGCCCGCGCGGTCGCCGACGCCGAGGTCGTCTCCGAGAACGTGCCCGACGACCTGGAGCTGAAGCAGCAGCTGTTCGCCACCATCGAGCGGACCGGCACCGAGGCGCTGTTGCTGTCATCGACGTCGAAGCTGCTCCCCGACGACCTCGGGGCCCGGATGCGGGACCCCGCCCGGCTGGTCGTGGGTCATCCCTTCAACCCGCCGCACCTGGTGCCGCTGGTGGAGGTCGTCGCCGGCGACGCCACCGCACCGGCGGCCGTCGACCAGGCGATGGCGTTCCTGCGGTCGGTGGGTCGGCATCCGGTGCTGCTCCGCCGCGCCCTGCCGGCGTTCGCCGCCAACCGGCTCCAGTCGGCGGTGCTGCGCGAGTGCATCCACCTCGTCGTGGAGGGGGTGCTGACCGTGCCGGAACTCGACCACCTCGTCACCCACTCGATCGGCCTGCGCTGGTCGACCATGGGCCCGTTCCAGGCGTTCCACCTGGGCGGCGGGGAGGGTGGCCTGCGCGGGTGGCTGTCGCACCTGGGCGCCGGCCTGGAACGGGGCTGGGCTCAGCTGGGCACGCCGGCCCTGACCGACCAGACCCGGGAGCTGCTGGTCACACAGACCGAGCAGGCGTACGGCGACCGCACCTACGCCGAGCTGGCAGCCGACCGCGACCGGATGCACCTGGCGGTGCTCGAAGCCCTCGCCCGTGCCCGGGCCGAACCTTCCTGATGGGAGCGCGCACAGATGCGAGTGATGCAGTTCGACAGTTACGGCGGGCCGGAGGTGCTCGTCGCCGCCGACGTCTCCCGGCCGCAGCCCGGTCCGGGCGAGGTGCGGATCCGGGCCGAGGCGATCAGCGTGGGCCACGCGCAGACGCAGATGCGGCGCGACGTCTTCCCGGCGCCGATGTGGAGACCGGTCTTCCCGGTGGTGTTGGGCGGTGACGTGGTCGGGCGGATCACCGGGGTCGGCGGCGACGTGACAGGTGTCCGGGTCGGCGACCGGGTCGGCGCCTTCACCCTCTACGGCGCGTACGCCGAGGAGGTCGTGGTCGACGCCGCCACCCTCGTGCCGGTGCCGGAGTCGGTGGACGCGGCCGAGGCGGCGGTGCTGCCGGGCACCGGTCTGATCGCCGGTGGTGTGCTGCGCACCGCGTTGCTGCGCAAGGGGGACACCGTTCTGGTGCACGCCGCCGCCGGCGGCATCGGCCACCTGGCCGTACAACTGGCGAAGGCGGCAGGCGCGAGCCTGGTGGTGGCGACCGCCGGCTCGGCGTCGAAGCGCGACTTCGCCCTCTCGCTCGGCGCGGACGTGGCGGTCGACTACAGGCGGGCCGACTGGGCGGGCGAGGTGCGCTCCGCCACCGGTGGCCGTGGCGTCGACGTCGTCCTGGAGAGCATCGGTGGGGATGTCGTCGAGCAGGGCCTCGACCTGCTCGCGCCCGGCGGCCGCCTGGTCTTCTACGGCTCCTCGGCGGCGGAGCTGGCCGTGCCCACCGTGCCGCTGATGAAACTGATCGGTCTGCGCTACGTCGCCGGGTTCGCCCTGTCGGCGTGGCGGGGTGGTCGACCCGACGAGTACCGCGAGGTCCTCGACGACCTGACCTCCCGCCTGCTCGACGGGCGGCTCCGCTCGGCAGTGCACGCGCGACTGCCGTTGACCGACGCCGCGCGGGCCCACGAGCTGGTGGAGAGCCGGGCCCACCCCGGTCGGGTGGTGCTCATACCAGGGCTGGACTGAGCTTCGAGCCAGGCTCAGGTCACCGTCCGTACCGTCCATTGTGGTCAGTTTCGGTACCTCACAAGGAGATGAGATGGCAGGAAACAGGAGATGGATCGGCCGGTTGGGCATGGGTGCCGTGGCGCTCAGCGGGGTGCTCGCGTCGGTGGGTGTCGCGAACGTCAGTGCCGGCGCGGCCACGCCGCCGACGCCCGTGACCACCCACAGCACCGTCGCCTACGACTGCCGCACCACCGTGCAGCAGGGCTTCCACCCGGTCGTCTACAGCCGTGACTTCGACGTCACGGCACCGACCTCGGTCGCCGCCGGGGCCGAGTTCGACGTGACGCTCGACCCCACGCCGATCACCGCGTTCGCGGAGTACAACCAGACCGTGACCGACGTCCAGGTGGCCTACGCGATCCCGCGCGACGCCAAGGTCAAGAGCTACTCGCTGGTCGGCGGCTCCGGTCTGGGTGCGGCGTTCACCTGGGTCGAGGAGCGCGACGGCGCGCTGGTGGTGCGCAGCAGCGGCCCGTTCACGGGTGGCGTCGAGTTCGACCTGCCCTCGCTGGCGGTGCACCTGAAGGCGGGAAAGAAGGCCGGTGCCGTCGTGTTCGCCCCCGGTGGCCGCAGCTACGTGGAGCCGGGCTTCGGCTGGTTCCGCTACCAGCCGATCCTGAACGAGTGGGGTCCGTTCCAGTGCTTCCCCGACCCGGCCCTGCCGCCGGTGGAGCTGGCGCGGGTGACAGTCACCAGGTGACGGACGGGGCGGGCGTCGGGACACCGGGGCCCGCCCCTCTCCGCGACAATGGGACTCCACTGATCAAAAGCACTGAAAGGAACCCTCATGCCGCTCGCGATGGCGATCACTGAGTTCGGCGACGTTGACGTTCTGCGACCGTTGGAGGTGCCCGAGCCGTCCGCCGGGCCCGGCCAACTCCGCGTGCGCGTGCGGGCCGCCGGCGTCAACCTGATCGACTGTCGGATCCGGTCCGGGTTCATGCAGTCCATCTACCCGGCGACCTTCCCGCAGGTGCTCGGCAACGAGTTCGCCGGCGTGGTCGACCAGACCGGGCCGGACGTGACGGGCTTCGCCGTCGGCGACGAGGTGCTGGGCTTCGCCTTCATGCAGTCGTACACCGAGGTGCTCGTGGTCGGCGTCGACCAGGTCGTCACCAAGCCCGCCGACCTGTCGTGGGAGGCCGCCGGCTCGCTCTCCGCGGTGGGACAGACGGCGTACAACGCGCTGCGTGCCCTACGGGTCACCAGCGGGCAGACCGTGCTGGTGCACGCCGCCGCCGGTGGCGTCGGCACGGTCGCGGTGCAACTGGCCCGGGCCTTCGGCGCGACGACGGTCATCGGCACCGCCAGCCCCGGCAACCACGACTACCTGCGGTCCCTCGGCGCGGAGCCGGTCGCCTACGGCCCGGGCCTCGCCGACCGCGTCCGGGCGCTGGCCCCGGCGGGTGTGGACGTCGCGCTCGACGCCCACGGCGGCCAGGAGGCGCTGGACGTGTCGCTGGCGTTGGTGCCGGACCGCGCGAGCATCGGCACCATCGCCAACTTCCGCGCCGCCGGCCAGCACGGAATCACCATGCTGCGCGGCGAGCGGTCCGCGGAGACCCTGGCCACCCTGACCCAGCTGTACGACGAGGGCGGCCTGCGGCTGCACGTGCAGCGCACGTACCCGCTGCGGCAGGCCGCCGACGCCCACCGCGAGGCCGAGGCCGGGCACGTACGCGGGAAGCTCGCCCTCGTCGTCTGACGGCTCCACCTGGAGGACACCGTGCCGCCGCCCCCCGACTCCGGACACCCTCGACGCTGGCGGATCCTCGCGGTGCTGGTGTGCTGCCTACTGTCGATCATCCTGGACAACACGGTGCTGAACGTCGCGCTACGGACCCTCACCGATCCTCGGCACGGTCTCGGCGCGACGCACAGCCAGTTGGAGTGGATCCTCAGCTCGTACACGTTGGTCTTCGCGGCGTTGCTCTTCGCCTGCGGCGCGGCGGCCGACCGCTTCGGCCGACGCCGTCTGCTGCTGGTCGGGCTGGCGGTGTTCGGGCTGGCATCGCTGGCCTCGGCGTACGCCGACAACCCGCTGACCTTGATCATTACCCGGGCCGTGATGGGCGTCGGCGCCGCCGCGGTCATGCCGTCCACGCTGGCCGTGATCGCGGCGGTCTTCCCGATGCGCGAGCGACCCCGGGCGATCGGCGTCTGGGCCGGGGCGGTGGGCTTCGCCCTGGCCATCGGGCCGATCACCGGAGGGCTGCTGCTGTCCCGGTTCTGGTGGGGCTCGATCTTCCTGGTCAATGTGCCGCTGGTGCTCGGCTGCGTCGTCGCCGTGCTGCTGGTGGTGCCGGAGAGTCGGGGACACCCCGACCGGGGCCTGGACCTGCCGGGCGTGGGGCTGTCGGTCGCCGGTCTCGCCGCGCTGGTGTCCGGAGTGATCGCCGGAGGTCGACTGGGCACCCTGGCCGACGTGCGGGTGTGGGCGCCGATCCTGGTCGGCGTGGCCGCGCTGTGGCTGTTCGTCCGCCACGAGCGGCGGGCCGCGCAGCCCGCCTTCGAGCTGTCCTTCCTGCGCGATCCGGCCTTCTCCGCCGCGCTGGCGGCGGTCGGTTTCGTGTCCTTCGCGATGCTGGGTTTCCTGTTCTTCAGCGCGTTCTACCTGCAGAGTGTGCGCGGCTACAGCCCGCTGCGCGCGGGTTCCTTCACGCTGGCGCTGGCCGCCGCCAACGTCCTGGTCGGCCCGCTCAGCGCGGCGGCGGTCCGCCGACACGGGCCCAGGGCGGTCTGCGCCGCCGGGCTCCTGTCGGTGGGCGCCGCGCTGCTCGGGGTGGCCCTGGTTCGCCAGCACACGCCACCGTGGGCGCTGGTGCCGATGTTCGCCCTGCTGGGCGGCGGGATGGCCGCGGTGCTGCCGGCCGCGTCGATGTCCATCATGACCGCCGTCCCCCGGGAGAAGGCCGGGGTCAGTTCGGCGATGAACAACACCATCCGGCAGGTGGGCAACGTGCTCGGGGTGGCGGTGCTCGGTTCGGTGCTCGCGTCGACCTACCGCGCCGGCGTCTCCGACGAGTTGACGGTGCTGCCCGCCGCGGCACGGCACGACGCGGGCGAGTCGCTCGACGCGACGCTGGCCGCCGCGCACACGTGGGGCGGCGACACCGAAGCCCTGGTCGTGGCGGCCCGCGCGGCGTTCATCGACGCGATGCACCTCACCGCGGTGCTCGCTGCGCTGTTGGCGCTGGCCGGGGCGGTGGTCACAGTGCGCTGGCTGCCTCGGACGCTGCCGACCCAGGACCGACCCACCGCGCCCACGCCCGACCGGCCACAGCGCTACGCAGTCGAATCGTCACCGAAGCCCTAGGATGAACCGATGTCCTTCACCGATGTGGA
Coding sequences within:
- a CDS encoding AfsR/SARP family transcriptional regulator: MSKISQVLALLVARAGEVVSVDTLVEELWGDRPPKSALTTLQTYVYHARRMFAQNELTVPDRNVLLTRPPGYLLDASVDETDASQFQRLLRQGSDSFQAERWDEASDRLHAALALFRGPAFASVHQGAVLAAHAANLEELRTRAIELRIEAQARLGRHRELVPELQSLVIARPLNEWFYGQLMVALHRCGRRAEALEVYQRLRRVVRDELGVEPTAEIQRLHRIMLEPVGQRGPNTADTFRELRIAYGLEDRLVELGAGPR
- a CDS encoding flavin reductase family protein translates to MTPVHSSDLDETTRHDLDRSTFTAAMSRFASGVTIVTTVDPAGVAHGFTASSFCSVSLEPPLVLVCLARSANSFPAFATCDRFAVSVLRAEQADLAMRFARKGADKFAQGRFVLGAGGVTVVDGALALLECTTERIDEAGDHVILLGRVRQARVDDGRPAVYFNRAFGTLVNP
- a CDS encoding acetyl-CoA carboxylase carboxyltransferase subunit alpha; protein product: MTLSTTRGAEEAQWVLCQGCTTPLYRKRWTRGRKVCPECGYHARLTAPERLDHLVDPGTLEPLPFPAVTEDILGFVDTVAYPRRLADARARTGLDEAVVCARAAIDGHPVVVAAMDFRFLGGSLGVGVGQLIAMAAETALVERIPLLIATASGGARMQEGTLALMQMARTSAALGQLDDAGILTISLITDPTYGGVAASFATLADVVIAEPGARLGFAGRRVIEQTIHQVLPQRFQAAEFLLERGFVDLVVPRDRLRAELSRLLAAVAVPPGGATHDGRPGPMVSDPGLLPESDPWEQVRLARKLDRPTTLDYLAMAFTDFQELHGDRSGGDSPAVVGGTARLAGRPVMVIGHQKGHTAAELNQRNFGMPGPDGYRKAARLMRLADKLGLPVVTLVDTPGAYPGADAEERGQAVAIAENLRLMAGLRVPVVTVIIGEGGSGGALALAVANRVLIFGNGVYSVISPEGCAAILWQDPAAAPRAAAALGGSARDLLRLGIVDGVIPEPDGGTGEDPLRAADRLRAALVPLIGELSNMTPQALVADRRERFNAFGTALTVETGLRPLREEVS
- a CDS encoding acetyl-CoA carboxylase biotin carboxylase subunit — its product is MTARLFHKVLIANRGEIAVRVVRACRELGVASVAVHSTVDRESRVVRLADEAVQLGPAPPKLSYLNAAAVLEAARMTGADAIHPGYGFLSEDPDFADACAAEGITLIGPPAAVMAQLGDKASARTLMSEAGLPLLPGSLDPLSAEEAHRLADRIGYPVIVKATAGGGGRGMQVVCSSAEFPDAYRRTQATARMLFGNGEVYVERYLADARHVEIQVLSDGHGHAVHLGERDCSVQRRHQKLIEETPAPNLPDGLAEQMGKAAVAGALAAGYVGAGTFEFLVDRSGGFYFMEVNCRIQVEHPVTEMVTGVDLVAEQIRIAAGQPLRLTQEDVRLSGVAIECRINAEDPRRGFAPTPGRLTEFTPAGGPFVRVDTHAYQGYLVPPNYDSLLAKLVVWAPQRDQAIARMLRALGEFHVAGERVSTTTDFLADVLATDAFRTATHSTALVDQLR
- a CDS encoding SDR family NAD(P)-dependent oxidoreductase, which codes for MTQDKRVALVTGATSGIGLAIARHLARDGVSVYLCGRTEQTLAETVKSLGDEGLQVDGSTCDVTSPAEVRAFVRAAVERFGPIDILVNNAGRSGGGVTAEIPDELWFDVINTNLNSVFLVTKEVLNNGGILGRGWGRIINIASTGGKQGVLHGAPYSASKHGVVGLTKALGLELAKTGVTVNAVCPGFVETPMAQRVREVYSGLWQVPADEVLERVNARVPIGRYVQPDEVAVMVGYLVHPAADAVTAQALNVCGGLGNY
- a CDS encoding acetyl-CoA carboxylase biotin carboxyl carrier protein gives rise to the protein MTQAETRDDQHLLETVEHSVLRLLSGFRDPPARLEITAGAVTVTAEWAAGEGVGGTVPAAPAAPAAPARAATDVPDTPADDRLLVRAPTVGVFYRAPQPGSPPFVQVGDQVAAGQQIGIVEAMKLMIPVTVDVPGAVLDVLVADGAAVEYDTPLVVLSATEAD
- a CDS encoding SgcJ/EcaC family oxidoreductase, with the protein product MITTGVSTDLYAEVLQFYARQMQALDGGDFQAYADSFTDDGEFTHSPGLPPARTRAGIAAELTEFHRRRFSGTPVQRRHWFNHVVLDHRLDGGIDSTSYALVLTVHPGQKQPEIGPSCVVRDVLVRVDGDLRLASRRVDHDQDR
- a CDS encoding 3-hydroxyacyl-CoA dehydrogenase NAD-binding domain-containing protein, producing MGAVVVIGVGTIGTGWIALFTAHGLPVRVVSRRPDAEKVVRAGLELFAPALPGAPDPATLLDRIEFEPDLARAVADAEVVSENVPDDLELKQQLFATIERTGTEALLLSSTSKLLPDDLGARMRDPARLVVGHPFNPPHLVPLVEVVAGDATAPAAVDQAMAFLRSVGRHPVLLRRALPAFAANRLQSAVLRECIHLVVEGVLTVPELDHLVTHSIGLRWSTMGPFQAFHLGGGEGGLRGWLSHLGAGLERGWAQLGTPALTDQTRELLVTQTEQAYGDRTYAELAADRDRMHLAVLEALARARAEPS
- a CDS encoding quinone oxidoreductase family protein; amino-acid sequence: MQFDSYGGPEVLVAADVSRPQPGPGEVRIRAEAISVGHAQTQMRRDVFPAPMWRPVFPVVLGGDVVGRITGVGGDVTGVRVGDRVGAFTLYGAYAEEVVVDAATLVPVPESVDAAEAAVLPGTGLIAGGVLRTALLRKGDTVLVHAAAGGIGHLAVQLAKAAGASLVVATAGSASKRDFALSLGADVAVDYRRADWAGEVRSATGGRGVDVVLESIGGDVVEQGLDLLAPGGRLVFYGSSAAELAVPTVPLMKLIGLRYVAGFALSAWRGGRPDEYREVLDDLTSRLLDGRLRSAVHARLPLTDAARAHELVESRAHPGRVVLIPGLD
- a CDS encoding NADP-dependent oxidoreductase; this encodes MPLAMAITEFGDVDVLRPLEVPEPSAGPGQLRVRVRAAGVNLIDCRIRSGFMQSIYPATFPQVLGNEFAGVVDQTGPDVTGFAVGDEVLGFAFMQSYTEVLVVGVDQVVTKPADLSWEAAGSLSAVGQTAYNALRALRVTSGQTVLVHAAAGGVGTVAVQLARAFGATTVIGTASPGNHDYLRSLGAEPVAYGPGLADRVRALAPAGVDVALDAHGGQEALDVSLALVPDRASIGTIANFRAAGQHGITMLRGERSAETLATLTQLYDEGGLRLHVQRTYPLRQAADAHREAEAGHVRGKLALVV